In Alloyangia pacifica, the following proteins share a genomic window:
- a CDS encoding PaaI family thioesterase, producing MSTDAESGFDPAVAAELILRLPQARALGLKITGFGDGCAEIHMPFAAQLVGDPETGVIHGGAVSTLMDTCGGASVMAHRQVEGHTATISLRIDYLRAATPGQGITARAECHHVTRSVAFVRAVALDEDTARPVAMATGTFTVPQLRGDTPEDTA from the coding sequence ATGTCCACGGATGCGGAGTCGGGTTTCGACCCGGCGGTTGCGGCCGAGCTGATCCTGCGGCTACCGCAGGCGCGCGCGCTGGGTCTGAAGATCACCGGCTTCGGCGATGGCTGTGCCGAGATTCACATGCCCTTCGCGGCGCAGCTCGTCGGCGACCCCGAGACCGGGGTGATCCATGGGGGTGCGGTCTCGACGCTGATGGACACCTGCGGCGGCGCTTCGGTCATGGCGCACCGCCAAGTCGAGGGGCACACCGCCACCATCAGCCTGCGCATCGACTACCTGCGCGCCGCCACGCCGGGGCAGGGGATCACCGCCCGGGCCGAGTGCCACCACGTGACCCGCTCGGTCGCCTTCGTGCGCGCCGTGGCGCTGGACGAGGACACGGCGCGCCCCGTCGCCATGGCCACCGGCACCTTCACCGTCCCGCAGCTGCGCGGCGACACGCCGGAGGACACCGCATGA
- the glmM gene encoding phosphoglucosamine mutase, protein MTRKLFGTDGVRGTANMHPMTAEMALAIGAAAGRYFRREAGGTHRVVIGKDTRLSGYMFETALTAGLTSTGMNVLLLGPVPTPAVGLLTPSMRADVGIMISASHNPAHDNGIKFFGPDGFKLSDEAEAEIEALVEAGVEPAQAGNIGRAKRIDDGRFRYQERVKSSFPHGMRLDGIKVVIDCANGAAYRAAPEVLWELGAEVIPVGTHPNGLNINDQCGSTKPQTAAETVVAHGADVGICLDGDADRVILIDEKGTVADGDQIMALMAGRWAEEDRLAGGTLVATVMSNLGLERYLGDRGLTLARTKVGDRYVVEMMRARGFNLGGEQSGHIVMTDYATTGDGLMAGLQFLAEMVRTGQPASRLARNFEPVPQLLKNVRFGAGQTPLDAASVQGAIAEAEAQLSGRGRLLIRKSGTEPLIRVMAECEDEALLAQVVDGIVAEVQAAAG, encoded by the coding sequence ATGACCCGCAAGCTTTTCGGCACCGACGGGGTGCGCGGCACCGCCAACATGCACCCGATGACCGCCGAGATGGCGCTGGCCATCGGCGCCGCCGCCGGGCGCTACTTCCGCCGCGAGGCGGGCGGCACGCACCGCGTGGTGATCGGCAAGGACACAAGGCTCTCGGGCTACATGTTCGAGACCGCGCTGACGGCGGGGCTCACCTCGACCGGCATGAACGTGCTGCTGCTCGGCCCGGTGCCGACCCCGGCGGTGGGGCTGCTGACGCCCTCGATGCGCGCCGACGTCGGGATCATGATCTCGGCCTCGCACAATCCTGCGCATGACAATGGCATCAAGTTCTTCGGCCCCGACGGCTTCAAGCTCTCGGATGAGGCAGAGGCCGAGATCGAGGCGCTGGTCGAGGCGGGCGTCGAGCCGGCCCAGGCCGGCAACATCGGCCGCGCCAAGCGGATCGACGATGGCCGCTTCCGCTACCAGGAGCGGGTGAAATCGAGCTTCCCGCACGGCATGCGGCTTGACGGCATAAAGGTGGTGATCGACTGCGCCAATGGCGCCGCCTACCGCGCCGCGCCCGAGGTTCTCTGGGAGCTCGGCGCCGAGGTGATCCCGGTGGGGACGCATCCGAACGGGCTCAACATCAACGACCAATGCGGCTCGACCAAGCCGCAGACCGCCGCCGAGACCGTGGTGGCGCATGGCGCCGATGTCGGCATCTGCCTCGACGGCGATGCCGATAGGGTGATCCTGATCGACGAGAAAGGCACCGTCGCGGACGGCGATCAGATCATGGCGCTGATGGCCGGCCGCTGGGCCGAGGAAGACCGGCTTGCCGGTGGCACGCTCGTCGCCACTGTGATGTCGAACCTCGGGCTCGAGCGCTACCTCGGCGATCGCGGGCTCACCCTCGCCCGCACCAAGGTCGGCGACCGCTACGTGGTCGAGATGATGCGGGCGCGTGGCTTCAACCTCGGAGGCGAGCAGTCGGGCCACATCGTGATGACCGATTACGCCACGACCGGCGATGGTCTCATGGCGGGGCTGCAGTTCCTCGCCGAGATGGTCCGCACCGGGCAGCCCGCCAGCCGCCTCGCGCGCAACTTCGAGCCGGTGCCGCAGCTGCTTAAGAACGTGCGCTTCGGCGCCGGGCAGACGCCGCTTGACGCCGCCAGCGTGCAGGGCGCCATCGCCGAGGCCGAGGCGCAGCTCTCGGGTCGCGGCCGGCTGCTGATCCGCAAGTCGGGCACCGAGCCTTTGATCCGGGTGATGGCAGAATGCGAGGACGAAGCGCTGCTGGCGCAGGTGGTCGACGGGATCGTCGCCGAGGTCCAGGCCGCCGCCGGCTGA
- a CDS encoding cell wall hydrolase codes for MFRATAIVIAACFAALPVRADIQHDSIRHLVKLEQSALRSANSSHLRSMITPVSAGSSKVPHYDRAWLATQPKATGGAQFQCLAEALYFEARGESLQGQFAVAEVIMNRVDSPRFPDSVCGVINQGTGRLHACQFSYTCDGRPEHVSEKAAWDRVAKVAKAVISGAPRALTQGATYYHTRAVRPSWARKFTKTATIGAHYFYRGANYRISTSN; via the coding sequence ATGTTTCGTGCCACCGCGATCGTCATCGCCGCATGTTTTGCGGCGCTTCCCGTCCGCGCTGACATCCAGCATGACAGCATCCGTCACCTCGTCAAACTCGAACAGAGCGCGCTTCGTTCCGCAAATTCTTCGCATCTGCGCAGCATGATCACGCCGGTCTCGGCCGGCAGCTCGAAGGTCCCCCACTACGACCGCGCCTGGCTCGCCACCCAGCCCAAGGCGACCGGCGGCGCTCAGTTCCAGTGCCTGGCCGAGGCGCTCTACTTCGAGGCCCGCGGCGAGAGCCTGCAGGGGCAGTTCGCTGTCGCCGAGGTGATCATGAACCGCGTCGACAGCCCGCGCTTCCCGGACTCGGTCTGCGGGGTGATCAACCAGGGCACCGGGCGCCTGCACGCCTGCCAGTTCTCCTACACCTGCGACGGCCGCCCCGAGCACGTCAGCGAAAAGGCCGCCTGGGACCGCGTTGCCAAGGTGGCCAAGGCGGTGATCTCGGGCGCGCCGCGGGCGCTGACCCAGGGCGCCACCTATTATCACACCCGCGCCGTGCGCCCGAGCTGGGCCCGCAAGTTCACCAAGACGGCCACCATCGGCGCGCATTACTTCTACCGCGGCGCGAACTACCGTATCAGCACCAGCAACTGA
- a CDS encoding MerR family transcriptional regulator codes for MSETRLSFKQMCARFEVTPRTLRYYEYIELLTPDRDGRSRWYGPREVARMTLILRGRKFGFQLEEIRQWLQMYERDGTEAQMRTWVEMADRQLVQLGEQRAQLDSAIEELKALRDVTLKELGE; via the coding sequence ATGAGCGAGACACGTCTCAGCTTCAAGCAAATGTGCGCACGGTTCGAGGTCACCCCACGCACCTTGCGCTACTACGAGTACATCGAGCTGCTCACCCCCGATCGTGACGGGCGATCGCGCTGGTACGGCCCTCGCGAGGTGGCGCGGATGACGCTGATCCTGCGCGGGCGAAAGTTCGGATTCCAACTCGAGGAGATCCGGCAATGGCTGCAGATGTACGAACGCGACGGCACCGAGGCACAGATGCGCACCTGGGTGGAGATGGCGGACCGGCAGCTCGTGCAGCTCGGCGAGCAGCGCGCGCAGCTCGATTCGGCAATCGAGGAACTCAAAGCGCTTCGGGATGTGACCCTCAAGGAGCTGGGTGAATAG
- a CDS encoding glutathione S-transferase family protein: MTIKLYCFGESGNAYKAALPLQLAGLDWEPVKVDFFNGATRTPEYRAEVNEMGEVPVLVDGDITLTQSGVIQHYITEKTGKFGGATPEEAREVLRWQFWDNHKLSSPAGMTRFLMNFLPEDKRPAEVIAFTQGRLKAAYQVLDAHLGGRDWIVGDGPTHADFCCCGYLFYPEPFGFVRADWPNIDRWLSGIEALPGWKHPYELMPGSPADRA, encoded by the coding sequence ATGACCATCAAGCTCTACTGTTTCGGAGAATCCGGAAATGCCTACAAGGCGGCACTGCCGCTGCAGCTCGCGGGGCTGGACTGGGAACCGGTGAAGGTGGATTTCTTCAATGGCGCCACCCGCACGCCCGAGTACCGCGCCGAGGTCAACGAGATGGGCGAGGTGCCGGTGCTGGTCGATGGCGATATCACCCTCACCCAATCGGGGGTGATCCAGCACTATATCACCGAGAAGACCGGCAAGTTCGGCGGCGCCACGCCCGAGGAGGCGCGCGAGGTGCTGCGCTGGCAGTTCTGGGACAACCACAAGCTCAGCAGCCCGGCCGGAATGACGCGTTTCCTGATGAACTTCCTCCCGGAGGACAAGCGCCCGGCCGAGGTGATCGCCTTCACCCAGGGGCGTCTCAAGGCCGCCTACCAGGTGCTCGACGCGCACCTCGGCGGCCGCGACTGGATCGTCGGCGACGGGCCGACCCACGCGGATTTCTGCTGCTGCGGCTATCTTTTCTATCCCGAGCCCTTTGGCTTTGTCCGGGCAGACTGGCCGAACATCGACCGCTGGCTAAGTGGTATCGAAGCCTTGCCGGGCTGGAAGCATCCCTATGAGCTGATGCCCGGCTCGCCCGCCGACCGGGCCTAG
- a CDS encoding dihydroneopterin aldolase: MADEIRLAFAHPDERAIATAGETPRDRISLRDHVVEVEIGAFQAERGNRQRVRFNVVVEVAPGKGALEDDVDLILSYDKVTEAIAAELEAERLNLLETLAERIAERILLEPQALRVFVRIEKLDRGPGALGVEIVRARDGEPVGAAQDGARERPHPRVIYLSNAAIADTALSGWLDQAETLGAPVILCVGLPEGARPQASHPLAQRRIDLLAIEQNAWMLAARDPRAKVVATRTELDWAMKNGQSCIWAPSKIVLDTPTGQEAHPEDPAELAGWFAGLMEACELVMIGEEPPAGLTVPARAVTVGNTTL; the protein is encoded by the coding sequence ATGGCCGATGAAATCCGCCTCGCCTTCGCCCATCCCGACGAACGGGCCATCGCCACCGCCGGCGAGACCCCGCGCGACCGCATCTCGCTGCGCGACCACGTGGTCGAGGTCGAGATCGGCGCTTTCCAGGCCGAGCGCGGCAATCGCCAGCGCGTGCGCTTCAACGTCGTGGTCGAGGTGGCGCCCGGCAAGGGCGCGCTCGAGGACGATGTCGATCTGATCCTCTCCTACGACAAGGTGACCGAGGCGATCGCCGCCGAGCTCGAGGCCGAGCGGCTGAACCTGCTCGAGACCCTCGCCGAGCGCATCGCCGAACGCATCCTGCTGGAGCCGCAGGCGCTGCGGGTCTTCGTGCGGATCGAGAAGCTCGACCGCGGCCCCGGCGCGCTGGGGGTCGAGATCGTCCGCGCCCGCGACGGCGAACCGGTGGGCGCGGCGCAGGATGGCGCCCGCGAGCGCCCGCATCCGCGGGTGATCTACCTGTCGAACGCCGCCATCGCCGACACCGCGCTCTCGGGCTGGCTCGACCAGGCCGAGACCCTGGGCGCGCCGGTGATCCTCTGCGTCGGCCTGCCCGAAGGGGCGCGACCTCAGGCCAGCCACCCGCTGGCGCAGCGCCGGATCGACCTGCTGGCGATCGAACAGAACGCCTGGATGCTTGCGGCCCGCGACCCGCGCGCCAAGGTGGTCGCCACCCGCACCGAGCTCGACTGGGCGATGAAGAACGGCCAGAGCTGCATCTGGGCGCCGTCGAAGATCGTGCTCGACACGCCGACCGGTCAGGAAGCCCACCCCGAAGACCCCGCCGAGCTGGCGGGCTGGTTCGCCGGGCTGATGGAGGCCTGCGAGCTGGTGATGATCGGCGAAGAGCCGCCCGCCGGTCTGACGGTTCCGGCGCGGGCTGTAACAGTCGGAAATACCACGCTCTGA
- a CDS encoding PaaI family thioesterase: protein MSHRKPEPVQVVKQRRDTALRALAGGVPYVNFLGITFDRRGDELTGVLNFDEKLIGNPDLPALHGGVTAAFLEVTSIITLSWISLWGEVESGRLDLETLEQGRLPRLPKTIDFTIDYLRPGLPRDAYARARVTRSGRRYASVHAEAWQDNRDRPIVQAVGHFLMPWDER, encoded by the coding sequence ATGAGCCATCGCAAGCCCGAACCCGTCCAAGTGGTTAAGCAGCGCCGCGACACCGCGCTTCGCGCGCTGGCCGGCGGCGTGCCTTACGTGAATTTCCTCGGCATCACCTTCGACCGCCGCGGCGACGAGCTGACCGGGGTGCTGAACTTCGACGAGAAGCTGATCGGCAACCCTGACCTGCCAGCGCTGCACGGCGGGGTGACCGCCGCCTTTCTCGAGGTGACCTCGATCATCACCCTGAGCTGGATCAGCCTCTGGGGCGAGGTCGAATCCGGTCGGCTCGATCTCGAGACGCTGGAGCAGGGTCGGCTGCCGCGCCTGCCCAAGACCATCGATTTCACCATCGACTACCTGCGCCCCGGCCTGCCGCGCGACGCCTATGCCCGGGCCCGTGTCACCCGCTCGGGTCGGCGCTACGCCTCGGTCCATGCCGAAGCCTGGCAGGACAACCGCGACCGGCCGATCGTTCAGGCGGTGGGGCACTTCCTGATGCCCTGGGACGAGAGGTGA
- a CDS encoding MATE family efflux transporter, which produces MRSQNLPLTHGRVLKIALPILLSNATVPILGAVDTAVVGQIPSPEPIAAVGIGAVVLSAIYWIFGFLRMGTTGLTAQALGENDRCEVSALLARALLIGLAGGVLLIALQALIFRIAFAASPASQEVEQMAQSYMQIRIWSAPAAVAIYGLTGWLIAQERTRAVLVLQLGMNAVNVVLDLALVLWVGMGVEGVALATFVAEWSGLGLGLWLCRDGFAEAGWRNRARVFDPARLRRMAALNGDILIRSLLLEAIIVSFMLVGGRFGDETLAANQVLMQFMMITAHTMDGFAFAAEALVGQAVGARNLPHLRRSARLAGLWCVVAALLLAGLFWLVGPLLIRGIAADEAVRAAAIAFLPWMVVSPLLQALPFTLDGIFIGATRSADMRNMMAVSAVIYAAVLLLALPAMGNHGLWLAYQVSFLARGLTLALRYPALERWVAKGG; this is translated from the coding sequence ATGCGCTCCCAGAACCTCCCCCTGACCCACGGCCGCGTGCTGAAGATCGCGCTGCCGATCCTGCTCTCGAACGCCACGGTGCCGATCCTCGGCGCGGTGGACACCGCCGTGGTCGGCCAGATCCCCAGCCCCGAGCCGATCGCCGCGGTCGGCATCGGCGCGGTGGTGCTTTCGGCGATCTACTGGATCTTTGGCTTCCTGCGCATGGGCACCACCGGGCTCACCGCCCAAGCGCTCGGCGAGAATGATCGCTGCGAGGTCTCCGCCCTGCTCGCGCGGGCGCTGCTGATCGGTCTTGCCGGGGGCGTGCTGCTGATCGCGCTGCAGGCGCTGATCTTCCGCATCGCCTTTGCCGCCTCCCCGGCCTCGCAAGAGGTCGAGCAAATGGCGCAGAGCTACATGCAGATCCGCATCTGGTCGGCACCGGCGGCGGTGGCGATCTACGGGCTCACCGGCTGGCTGATCGCGCAGGAGCGGACGCGGGCAGTGCTGGTGCTGCAGCTTGGCATGAACGCGGTGAACGTGGTGCTCGATCTGGCGCTGGTGCTCTGGGTCGGCATGGGGGTCGAGGGCGTGGCGCTGGCCACCTTCGTCGCCGAATGGTCGGGTCTGGGCCTTGGCCTCTGGCTCTGCCGCGACGGCTTTGCCGAGGCCGGCTGGCGGAACCGGGCGCGGGTCTTCGATCCGGCGCGGCTGCGCCGCATGGCCGCGCTCAACGGCGATATCCTGATCCGCTCGCTGCTGCTGGAGGCGATCATCGTCTCGTTCATGCTGGTCGGCGGACGCTTCGGCGACGAGACCCTCGCGGCAAACCAGGTGCTGATGCAGTTCATGATGATCACCGCGCATACGATGGACGGCTTCGCCTTTGCCGCAGAGGCGCTGGTCGGCCAGGCGGTGGGGGCACGCAATCTGCCGCACCTGCGCCGCAGCGCCCGGCTCGCGGGCCTCTGGTGCGTGGTGGCGGCGCTTCTGCTGGCGGGGCTCTTCTGGCTCGTCGGACCTCTGCTGATCCGTGGCATCGCCGCCGACGAGGCGGTGCGCGCCGCGGCAATTGCCTTCCTGCCATGGATGGTTGTCTCGCCGCTGCTGCAGGCGTTGCCCTTCACGCTCGACGGCATCTTCATCGGTGCGACGCGCTCGGCGGACATGCGCAACATGATGGCGGTCTCGGCGGTGATCTACGCGGCGGTGCTGCTGCTGGCGCTGCCGGCGATGGGCAACCACGGGCTCTGGCTGGCCTACCAGGTCTCCTTCCTTGCTCGCGGGCTGACGCTGGCGCTGCGCTACCCGGCGTTGGAACGCTGGGTGGCCAAGGGCGGCTGA
- the folP gene encoding dihydropteroate synthase, with amino-acid sequence MTARYRPLVQCGHARPDDALPLAGGPRWFSQCARHARGEAVTVVPVSEVPQDVLARLTAPREPVAGLSMDGPRIMGILNVTPDSFSDGGTDASAQESIARARRMLQDGADILDIGGESTRPGAPEVPVDEEIARVVPVTEALKGVPISVDTRKAAVARAAAEAGATLINDVSGLVFDPEMTEFCASSRLPVCVMHMRGTPETMSAETDYADVLLDVYDFLETQVHALEHAGLPREKIVVDPGIGFAKTLDQNLALLNGLSLFHGLGCAILLGVSRKGFIGKLSGEAEAANRFPGSIATALAGVAQGAQIIRVHDVRETRQALTLWQAVEEGGQE; translated from the coding sequence ATGACTGCCCGATACCGCCCCCTCGTCCAGTGCGGACACGCCCGCCCAGATGACGCCCTGCCGCTTGCCGGGGGTCCGCGCTGGTTCAGCCAGTGCGCGCGCCATGCCCGCGGCGAGGCGGTGACGGTGGTTCCGGTCTCCGAGGTGCCACAGGACGTGCTGGCCCGGCTCACCGCCCCGCGCGAGCCCGTCGCCGGCCTGTCGATGGACGGCCCGCGGATCATGGGCATTCTCAATGTTACCCCAGACAGCTTTTCCGACGGCGGCACCGATGCCTCGGCGCAGGAGTCCATCGCCCGCGCCCGCCGGATGCTGCAGGACGGCGCCGACATCCTCGACATAGGGGGCGAGAGCACGCGCCCCGGCGCGCCGGAAGTGCCGGTCGACGAAGAGATCGCCCGCGTCGTGCCGGTCACCGAGGCACTGAAGGGCGTGCCGATCTCGGTCGACACCCGCAAGGCCGCCGTCGCCCGCGCCGCCGCCGAGGCCGGTGCCACGCTGATCAACGATGTCTCGGGGCTGGTCTTCGATCCCGAGATGACCGAGTTCTGCGCCTCCTCCCGCCTGCCCGTCTGCGTCATGCACATGCGCGGCACGCCCGAGACGATGAGCGCCGAGACCGATTACGCCGACGTGCTGCTCGACGTCTACGACTTTCTCGAGACGCAGGTGCATGCGCTGGAGCACGCCGGGCTGCCGCGCGAGAAGATCGTGGTCGATCCCGGCATCGGCTTTGCCAAGACCCTCGATCAGAATCTCGCGCTGCTGAACGGGTTGTCGCTGTTCCACGGCCTTGGCTGCGCGATCCTGCTGGGCGTCTCCCGCAAGGGCTTCATCGGCAAGCTCTCGGGCGAGGCCGAGGCCGCCAACCGTTTCCCCGGCTCCATCGCCACCGCCCTTGCAGGCGTGGCGCAGGGGGCCCAGATCATCCGCGTGCACGACGTGCGCGAGACGCGCCAAGCCCTGACGCTCTGGCAGGCCGTCGAAGAAGGAGGCCAAGAATGA
- a CDS encoding MerR family transcriptional regulator translates to MSDDQFMTIREMCDLFEVTPRTLRFYEQKELLFPIREGQKRLFTRRDRARLKLILRGKRFGFSLEEIRQLLELYDKGDQQRTQIARSYEIGQERLADMIRQRDDLTMAIEELKEQLAWGEQMLGELERKAG, encoded by the coding sequence ATGAGTGACGACCAGTTTATGACGATCCGCGAAATGTGCGACCTGTTTGAGGTGACGCCGCGGACTCTCCGTTTCTACGAGCAGAAGGAACTGCTCTTTCCCATCCGTGAAGGACAGAAGCGCCTCTTCACCCGGCGTGACCGGGCTCGGCTGAAACTGATCCTGCGCGGCAAGCGCTTCGGCTTCAGCCTCGAAGAGATCCGCCAGCTTCTGGAGCTCTATGACAAGGGTGACCAGCAGCGGACCCAGATCGCGCGCAGCTACGAGATCGGCCAGGAACGTCTTGCCGACATGATCCGTCAGCGCGATGATCTGACCATGGCGATCGAGGAACTGAAAGAACAGCTTGCCTGGGGCGAACAGATGCTCGGCGAGTTGGAGCGCAAGGCCGGCTGA
- a CDS encoding putative PEP-binding protein produces the protein MPDTYRKDMQADDPHVTLITPSAPITTPSHGGRAKCLQRLVRLELPVPRTVALSFDTVHRIAQGEVPPPALILGQFTPGTLLCVRPSSEDPDWGGPGSVLNIGMNDGTFIDYSDRIGAEAASALYKRFVTGYAIHVARLDPDVFEEIDTEGQQGLSDALRAYEEEAEEPFPQDPAVQLTAVLRTMARAWEGTTARLLRQAKGAPVDAGLGLIVQEMALGLGIGECGSGVLQLVNSDTGLPQITGRYLHQSQGRDALHDESAALFLERDPRGPSLEELAPEAFEQLKAHARLMRQRLRAEMQIEFTLENGRVHILDGVRVKRSPRGALRIAVRLAEDGIITREEALMRVEPRGLSELLHRQVSPEAERDVIGKGVAASPGAATGKIVFSAAEAQASAARGEPCVLVRRETSPEDVRGMHVAAAVLTERGGMTSHAAVIGRGLGLPSVVGAANMGFRLNDKVLISQDGRRFYEGDTITVDGTSGQILAGAPAMVEAALDDAFRTFMSWADDARDIGIRANADTPADAATARNFAAQGIGLCRTEHMFFEADRITPMREMIFADSPEDRKAALARLLPMQRADFTELFRIMEGMPVCIRLFDPPLHEFLPTDRAGLRDLAEALDLPVSDVTRRVESMGEYNPMLGMRGVRLGIAVPEIYDMQARAIFEATLDASKDGAPVEPEIMLPLVSAMKEVELVKTRIDAVAAAVRNERGRAFDYSLGVMVETPRACLRADEIAQHAHFMSFGTNDLTQMTYGLSRDDAGRFMSHYVQQGVFAEDPFHRLDPEGVGELIKIGVERGRHGNRGIMLSICGEHGGDPDSIAFCREAGIDYVSCSPFRVPVARLAAAQLALKEKIGGKRPKFA, from the coding sequence ATGCCCGACACCTACCGGAAAGACATGCAGGCCGATGATCCGCATGTCACGCTCATCACTCCCTCGGCGCCGATCACGACGCCGAGCCATGGCGGCCGTGCTAAGTGCCTGCAGCGGCTGGTCCGACTCGAACTTCCGGTGCCGCGCACCGTTGCGCTGAGCTTCGACACGGTGCACCGCATCGCGCAGGGCGAGGTGCCGCCGCCCGCGCTGATTCTCGGCCAGTTCACCCCCGGCACGCTGCTCTGCGTGCGCCCCTCCTCCGAGGATCCCGACTGGGGCGGGCCGGGCTCGGTGCTCAACATCGGCATGAACGATGGCACCTTCATCGACTATTCCGACCGCATCGGGGCGGAGGCGGCCTCGGCGCTCTACAAGCGTTTTGTCACCGGCTACGCGATCCACGTGGCGCGGCTCGACCCCGATGTCTTTGAAGAGATCGACACCGAAGGCCAGCAGGGCCTGTCGGACGCGCTCCGCGCCTACGAGGAAGAAGCCGAGGAGCCCTTCCCGCAGGATCCCGCCGTTCAGCTTACCGCCGTTCTGCGCACCATGGCCCGCGCCTGGGAAGGCACCACCGCCCGGCTGCTGCGCCAGGCCAAGGGGGCGCCGGTGGACGCCGGGCTGGGGCTCATCGTGCAGGAGATGGCGCTGGGGCTGGGCATCGGCGAATGCGGCTCTGGCGTTCTGCAACTGGTCAACTCCGACACCGGCCTGCCGCAGATCACCGGACGCTACCTGCACCAGAGCCAGGGCCGCGACGCGCTGCACGACGAGAGCGCGGCGCTGTTTCTCGAACGCGATCCGCGCGGACCCTCGCTGGAGGAGCTGGCGCCGGAGGCCTTCGAGCAGCTCAAGGCCCACGCGCGGCTGATGCGCCAGCGCCTGCGCGCCGAGATGCAGATCGAATTCACCCTCGAGAACGGCAGGGTTCATATCCTTGACGGGGTGCGGGTGAAGCGCTCGCCCCGCGGTGCGCTGCGCATTGCCGTGCGGCTCGCCGAAGACGGGATCATCACCCGGGAAGAGGCGCTGATGCGGGTGGAACCGCGCGGGCTGTCGGAACTGCTGCACCGGCAGGTGTCGCCCGAGGCGGAGCGCGACGTAATCGGCAAGGGCGTCGCCGCCTCGCCCGGCGCCGCCACTGGCAAGATCGTCTTCAGTGCCGCCGAGGCGCAGGCCTCGGCTGCGCGCGGCGAGCCCTGCGTCCTTGTCCGGCGCGAGACCTCGCCCGAGGACGTGCGCGGCATGCATGTGGCCGCCGCGGTGCTGACCGAGCGCGGCGGGATGACCAGCCACGCGGCGGTGATCGGCCGCGGGCTCGGCCTGCCCTCGGTAGTAGGCGCCGCCAACATGGGCTTTCGTCTGAACGACAAAGTGTTGATTTCACAGGATGGCCGCCGGTTCTACGAGGGTGACACGATCACCGTCGACGGCACCTCGGGGCAAATCCTCGCAGGGGCGCCGGCGATGGTCGAGGCGGCGCTGGACGACGCCTTCCGCACCTTCATGTCCTGGGCCGACGACGCCCGTGACATCGGCATCCGCGCCAATGCCGACACCCCCGCCGATGCCGCCACCGCGCGCAACTTCGCGGCGCAGGGGATTGGCCTGTGCCGGACCGAGCACATGTTCTTCGAGGCCGACCGCATCACCCCGATGCGCGAGATGATCTTCGCCGACAGCCCCGAGGACCGGAAGGCCGCGCTTGCCCGGCTTCTGCCAATGCAACGTGCAGACTTCACGGAACTTTTCCGGATCATGGAGGGCATGCCCGTCTGCATCCGCCTGTTCGATCCGCCGCTGCACGAGTTCCTGCCCACCGACCGCGCCGGGCTGCGCGATCTGGCCGAGGCGCTCGACCTGCCGGTCAGCGACGTGACCCGACGGGTCGAGTCGATGGGCGAGTACAACCCGATGCTGGGCATGCGCGGCGTGCGGCTCGGCATCGCCGTGCCCGAGATCTACGACATGCAGGCGCGGGCCATCTTCGAGGCGACGCTGGATGCGTCGAAAGACGGTGCCCCGGTGGAGCCCGAGATCATGCTGCCGCTGGTTTCGGCGATGAAGGAGGTCGAACTGGTGAAGACCCGCATCGACGCCGTCGCCGCCGCGGTGCGCAACGAGCGTGGCCGGGCCTTCGACTATTCGCTCGGCGTGATGGTCGAGACCCCGCGCGCCTGCCTGCGCGCCGACGAGATCGCCCAGCATGCGCATTTCATGTCCTTCGGCACCAACGACCTCACGCAGATGACCTACGGGCTGTCGCGCGACGACGCCGGACGCTTCATGTCGCATTACGTGCAGCAAGGGGTCTTTGCCGAGGACCCGTTCCACCGGCTCGACCCCGAAGGGGTGGGCGAGCTGATCAAGATCGGGGTTGAGCGCGGGAGACACGGCAACCGCGGAATCATGCTCTCGATCTGCGGCGAGCATGGCGGCGACCCTGATTCGATTGCCTTCTGCAGGGAGGCCGGAATCGACTACGTGAGCTGCTCACCATTCCGCGTTCCGGTTGCAAGACTTGCCGCTGCGCAACTCGCGCTAAAAGAGAAAATCGGGGGAAAAAGGCCGAAATTCGCCTAA